A segment of the Corynebacterium liangguodongii genome:
CCCACTGGGCGAACCCGTGTTAAGTGACGTCCCTCAGGGGACGAGCAGTCACCCTCACACCCCGTTAAGTAACAGCCGCTCCAGTTCGTAGAAACTTCAGCACAACGTTAACACCGTAGATAGCAGGCTGGCCCGCCAGGAGAAGCGGTGATTGCAGATGGTACGTGTGGCGGTGACAGTGGTTTCGCGAACTGCCACGTTCCACCGCTCGCCTACGGCAGCTGTCCGGGACGGAAGCGGATCTCGCATTTACCGCCTGCGAGGGGCGAAATTGTGATCTATATGCAGTTTTCCCCGGGGCATCGATCAAAAGGAGAGGTTCTTCGAATTCGAACGACCACGTCTCGGGACCCCATCCGACGTGCTCACCGTGAGCCACAGCGTATCAATCTTCATCTGTCATCGCTGTGGAGTAGGTCCCGCCACCTTCCACGTTGTCCTGGTGGGAATTGATCCTGCCAAATCCCTCCAGACCAATCCCTCCAGTCCCCTCCACGTGCGGTCTCATTGCCGACTATCGTAACTCCTCAGCTGAGGGATTCGCCGATTGTGATACCTGATAATGATCTTCCCTGCTGTAACTCGGAAGTAGCGCCGGAATTGGCACAACCTCGTGGTGGCATGCGGTAACCGAGTGGTGTCCATCGGACAGTTTGTAGAACCCTTTGGTCGTATTACTTGATTCGATTTCGCGTGCGCTCTTTGGACACCCCCATACAGGGCCTCGATTCAGTCCATGATCTATTCCGGCCCGGCAATGAACTTTGGGGAGCCTCACGTGTGCTTCCCTCCACCATTACCCCCCACCGCACAAGCACGTAAGGCCGATAGCAACGACCGCCAATCACCCGACGCGGGCCGCGAATAGATAACGCCGCCCGCGGCGCGCTCCGACTACCGTGGGAAAGCATGGAGTTTCCCGATCTTGAGACGCTAAAGGCCCGCGGCACCCGCAAGTGGACGCAGTACGACGACGTGCTGCCCCTGTGGGTCGCCGAGAGCGACTTCCCCACCGCCCCGGCGGTCAAGGACGCCATCAAACGGGCCGTGGAGAACGAGACCTTCGGCTACACCCCCGCCCCGCAGGCCCAGCAGCTGCCGAAGCTGCTCGCCGATTTCTACGCCACCCGCTACGGCTGGCGCCCGGACGAGGACAAGATCTTCCCGGTGCCCGACGTGGTGCGCGGGCTGCTGCTGGCGATCATGTACTTCACCGAGGGCGACGTCATCGTCCCCGTACCCGCCTACCACCCGTTCCTCGAAATCGCGGAGACGGCGGGGCGCTCCATGGTCGAGGTCGGCAGCACCGGCGGGCTCGACCTGATGGAGGTCGAGGCGGCATTCCGCAACGGCGCCGGATCCATCATCCTGACCAACCCGTTCAACCCCGGCGGCTGGATGTTCGACGCGGAAGAGCTCGACCAGATCTGCGCGATCGCCCGCCGCTATAAAGGGCGCGTGCTTGTCGACGAAATCCACGCCCCCTTAGTCTTCGACGGCGCCCACGTCTGTGCCGCCGCCAATAACCCGGACGTGTGCATCACCGTCACCGCCACCTCGAAGGCGTGGAACGTCGCGGGCCTGAAGTGCGCGCAGATGATCTTCTCCAACGACGCCGATGCTAAGGCCTTTGGGGGTCTGACCGGCGTGGCCAAAGACGGCACGGGAACCCTGGGCATCATCGCCGCCGAGGCCTGCTACCGCGACGGAGTGGATTTCTTAAACGAGGAGGTCGAGCTGCTTCGCCGCAACAGGGACTGGCTCGTCGATACGCTGCCGAAGAAGATCCCCGGTATTAGCTTCCAGGTTCCGGCGGCGACGTATTTGATGTTCCTCGACTTCTCGGGCACTGCTCTTTCCACCGAGCACCCGGCGGCCTACCTGCGCACCCACGCCAAGGTCGCGCTCAACGAGGGCGCCTCCTTCGGCCCCGGCGGCGAGCACAAGGCAAGGCTGAACTTCGCCACCAGCCCGGAGATCTTGGAGGAGGCAGTCGAGCGCATCGCCAAGGCGATCGCCGAGATCTCCCGCTAGTCTTGTGTGGCATGGAGAGCATCCCGCAGGCCACCGACTTCACCCCGCCGACCCCTGTCGAGGAGCCGTGGGAGCGGCCCGACCCGGAGTGGTACAAAGACGCCGTGTTCTACGAGGTCCTCGTGCGCGCCTTCTACGACCCAGACAACACCGGCTCGGGCACGCTCAAAGGCGTGGAGCAAAAGCTTGACTACCTCGAGTGGCTCGGTGTGGATTGCCTCTGGCTGCCACCATTCTACGACTCCCCGCTGCGCGACGGCGGATACGACATCCGCGACTTCCGCAAGGTCCTGCCGGAATTTGGTACGGTCGAGGACTTCATTTCGCTTGTCGATAGCGCCCACAAGCGCGGCATCCGCATCATCACGGATTTCCCGATCAACCACACCTCGGATACGCATCGGTGGTTCCAGGAATCCCGCACGGACCCGGGCGGGCCCTACGGCGACTACTACGTGTGGTCTGACGACCCGACCCGCTACGGCGAGTCCCGCATCATCTTCATCGACACCGAGGAGTCGAACTGGTCCTTCGACCCGGTGCGCAAGCAGTACTACTGGCACCGCTTCTTCTCCCACCAGCCGGACCTCAACTACGACAACCCCGCCGTCCAGGAGGAGATCCTCGAGATCATCCGGTTTTGGCTAGACCTGGGCATGGACGGAATCCGCCTTGACGCCATCCCCTACCTCTTCGAGCGCGAGGGCACCAACAGCGAAAACCTGCCGGAGACGCACAACTTCATCAAACGCGTGCGCACGCTTTTCGACGACGAATACCCCGGCCGGTTCCTCCTCGCGGAGGCCAACCAGCTGCCCAACGAGGTCGTTGCCTACTTCGGCGAGGGCGAGGGTGACGAATGCCAGATGGCCTTCCACTTCCCCGTCATGCCGCGCATCTTCATGGGGATCCGGCAGGAATCGGCGCAGCCGATCATCGACATCCTGCGCGAGACCCCGGCCATCCCGGAGTCGGCGCAGTGGGGGATCTTCCTGCGCAACCACGACGAGCTCACCTTGGAGATGGTCACCGAGGAGGAGCGCGATTACATGTACAAAAACTATGCCACCGACCCGCGGATGAAGGCGAATGTGGGAATTAGGCGCAGATTAGCACCCCTGCTCGGAGGCCACCGCGACCGCCTCGAGCTCGCCCACGCCCTGCTGTTGTCGCTGCCCGGGTCGCCGTTTTTGTATTACGGCGACGAGATTGGGATGGGCGATAACATCTGGTTGCAAGACCGCGACGGTGTGCGCACCCCGATGCAATGGTCCAACGACCGCAACGGCGGCTTTTCCAAGGCCGAGCCCGAGCGGCTCTACCTCCCGCCGGTGCGCAACGACCAGTATGGTTTCCACATCGTCAACGTCGAGTCCCAGATGAACCGGGACAATTCGCTTCTGCACTGGGTGCGCCAGCTCGTGCACATTCGCAAGCAGTACCGGGCGTTCGGCCGCGGCTCCTACATCGAGGTCGAGCACTCCAACCCGCACGTTCTCGCTTTTATCCGGGAGTACGACGGCGAGCGCATCCTGTGCGTCAACAACCTCGCCTCCCGCCCCCAGCCGGTGGAGATGAACCTGAGCCACTACAACGGGGCGCAGCCGCGTGAGCTCTCCGGCGGAGTGGAGTTCCCCGCGATCGGCGAGCTGCCGTGGTTTGTCACCCTCGCCCCGCACGGCTTCATGTGGTTCGACATTTCGGAATAGCCATGATCGATCTCAGTAAAGAACGCTTCTACGGCGCTAAATCCGAGCCCATCGACTCCGTCGAGGTCGCCTCCTCCCGTCCGATGGGCGACTTCGAGTGGCAGCTTCTCGACGTCTCCCACGGCGGCACAGTCGAGCGCTACCAAGTCTTAGTCTCCGACGAGCGCGACGCCCTTGCCACGGAGGCCGGGGCCTCGGCTTACCTTTCTGCAGTCTCACACCTCGGCGAGGTCCACGGCGAGGTCGGCGGCGTATCGGCCCGCCCGATGGGCGCGGAGCAGTCCAACACCTCGCTCATCGTCGATGACGCGTGGGTGTTAAAGGCGTTTCGCCGCGTAGAGCGCGGCATCAACCCCGACGTCGAGTTGCTCAGCCGCATCGCTGACTGCCCCCACGTAGCCGGCGTGCGCGGCTACGTCACCTTAGACGGCGCGACGCTGGCGATGCAGCAGCAGCTCATCGTCGGCGGGGAGGACGGCTTCGACCTGGCCACGGGCGGCAACCTCGGCGATGCGATCGAGCTCGGCGCCGCGATCCGCGTGGTCCACGACGCGCTCGCTCAAGCCTTTGGCACGTGGGAGGCCAGCGGCTCAGACCTGCGCGCCGGGCTCGAGTCCCACCTCGACGAGCTCGTCGCGGCCGCGCCCCAGCTGCGCTCCTTCGAGGGGCGGATCCGCGAGCTCTACAGCGCGATCCCTGCCGGGCCGCACGCCATCCAGCGCATCCACGGCGACCTCCACTTGGGCCAGACGCTCAAGACGGTGTCGGCCAAGGAGCCGCGGTTCTACCTCATCGACTTCGAGGGCGAGCCCGCCCGGCCCCTGGAGCAGCGCCGCGCCCCCGACCACCCGCTGCGCGACGTCGCCGGGATGATCCGCTCCCTCGGCTACGCCCGGGCCGTGGGCAGGCTTGGCGACGACTGGGAGCGCTCCAGCGTGGACGCACTCGTGCGCGGGTACGGCTCGGCCCTGCCCGCCGACGACCCCGTGCTTGCCGCCTACGTCGTGGACAAGGCCGCCTACGAGGTGGTCTACGAGGCAAACAACCGCCCGGACTGGGTCGACATCCCCCTCGCGGCGATCGAGGGGCTCGTGTAGGTCCGTCCCGCGTAGCCGGGGGCTCGTGGGCCCGGGTGCCAAAAATCGAAGGCGCCGGCCGCCCACAAGGGAAAAGTGCCACATCCCCATCTCAGCACCACGCATCTGGCACCCACGCGGTGTCGGGCACTCCGGTTTCACACTCCGGGAAAATTTTCCCAAAAGATTTCCTCGTCCCCTCCCTCACGGGGTACCCTAAGGCAATTCCACGCACTTAAGGAGGATTCGATGGGCTCTACTGCAGTACCTGCAGCACCAACTGAAGCAAAGAGCGGCTCCCGCGGCTCGACCACGGCGATCGTTGTCACTGCGCTCGCGCTGTTTTCTATGTTCTTCGGCGCCGGAAACCTCATCTTCCCGCCGATGCTCGCCGTGGAGGCCGGTGACAACTTCTGGCCCGCCATCCTGGGCTTTCTTGTCACCGGCTCCCTGCTCCCGGTCCTCGCCGTAATCGCGATCGCGCTCTCAGGCGCCAACGTGCGCGACCTCGCGCAGCGCGCCGGCTCCCTCTTCGGCGTCGTCTTCCCCGTGCTCGCCTACCTGTCCATCGGTGCGTTCTACGCACTGCCGCGCACCGGCGCGGTGTCGATGGAGACCGCGATCACCCCGGTCTTCGGCGTCGAGGGCCTCGCCGCCTCCGCTGTATTTAACGCGCTCTTCTTTGGCATCGCGTTGGCGCTGTCGTGGAACCCGAACACCATCATGGAGAAGCTGGGCAAGTTCCTCACCCCGGCGCTGCTGATCCTGCTCGTGCTCATGATCATCGTTGCGCTTGCGAAGTGGAGCGCCGATCCCTCAGCCCCTGCCGAGGATTACGCTAACACCCCGTTTAGCTCCGGCCTGCTCGAGGGCTACCTCACCATGGACTCCATCGCCGCGCTAGCGTTTTCCATCGTCGTCATCTCCACACTGCGTTTTAGGGGCTTTCCCGAGGGCGCCCCGGTCGTGCGCGGCACCATCCTCGCCGGCGCCGGCGCGGGAGCGATGCTTGCGCTGATCTACCTCGGCCTGGGCTCGATCGGCCGCGTCATCCCCAACGGGGAGGGCTACGACAACGGCGCGGGCCTGCTCACGGATGCCGCCCACCTCACCCTCGGCGGGGCCGGGCAGATCGTCTTCGCCCTCGTCGTGCTGCTGGCCTGCATGACCACGGCCGTCGGCCTGATCACTGCCACCGCCGAGTACTTCTCGGAGCAGTTCCCCGGCAGCTACAAGGTATGGGCCGTCGTCTTCACCATCATGTCCATCGTCATTGCCACGCAGGGCCTCGAATTCGTCATGGCGATCGCCGCCCCCGTCATCGGCTTCCTCTACCCGCCGGCCATCGCGCTCATCATGGTCACATTGATCGAGCCAGCGTTCCGTGCCAGGACCCGGTTCACCTGGGCGTTCTTCTTGCCGATCTGGGTCGCCGTCATCTACTCGGCACTCGAGACCTTCATCTCCCTGGGGTGGGGCGCTGCTGCCTTAACCCCGCTGGTCGCCTGGGCGCCGCTGCAGGGGGTCGGCCTGGGCTGGGTCGTGCCGGTCGCCGCCGCCTTCGTCATCGGCCTCGTCATCGACCTCGCCCGCCCGAAGGCGCCGCTGAAGGTCGGCACGGTGGAAACGGTCGAGGGCGAATCGGTCGTCGATTAGCGACATCGCTCACGGGTAGCTAGTCCGCTTTCCTAACTGCTACCCTCGACGTAGATCTTGCTCGGCAACACGACCCTATTACTACCCTGCAAAGGAGCAGTCATCCACATGGGTTTCTGGATCATGCTCGTATCGTTCATCCTGGGAATTGCGCTGATGATCTTTGGGGGCCGGCGCGCCCAGAAGAATAGAATGAACCTTGTGTGGGTTGCGCTTGGAGTTGTTTTCGTTGCCACTTCGGCGTGGCTCGCATGGCCTAAATAGAGCGGCGCTTGCCTTCCGCAGGTTCCGTAACGGCATAGCCGGAATCTCTAGCCAGTGTTTTACGTTCCCCGCGCCCCATCACCCCCATAGAAGCGTAGCCTGGCAGCATGAATACCCCGCTAGCACTGCTTGATTTTTGCACCGTATACCCCGGCGAATCGGTCCGCGACTCCATGGCCCGCTCCGTGAAATTCGCCCAAAAGGCGGAGTCGCTGGGGTACTCGCGCGTCTGGTACGCCGAGCACCACAACATGACGTCCATCGCCTCGTCCTCGCCCGCGGTGCTCATCTCCCACATCGGCGCGCAGACGAAGACGATCCGCCTCGGCTCGGGCGGGGTCATGCTGCCCAACCACTCCCCCTATGTCATCGCGGAGCAGTTCGGGATGCTCGCCGAGCTCTACCCGGACCGCATTGATCTGGGCCTCGGCCGCGCCCCCGGCACCGACCAGCAGACCCTCGGCCGCGCCCTGCGCCGTGACCCGCGCGCCGCCGAGCGATTCCCCGAAGACGTCCTCGAGCTCCAAGCCTGGCTGAGTGAGGACTCCCCGATCCCCGGCGTGGTAGCCACCCCCGGCGCGGGTACGAACGTGCCGCTGATCATCTTGGGCTCATCCATGTTCGGTGCCTCCCTCGCCGCCAAGCTGGGGCTGCCGTATTCTTTTGCCTCCCACTTCTCCCCGCAGATGCTCGAGGAGGCCACGACGTTCTACCGCGAGAACTACCAGCCCTCCGCGCTCCACCCGGAGCCCCACGTCATCGCCGCGGTCAACGTCACCGCCGCCGAGACCATGGAAGATGCCGAGCGGCAAACCACGATTGTCTACCGCAACCGCGCCCGCGGGCTGCTGGGGCGGCGCGCCCAGGCGCTGACGAACGCGGAGATCGATTCCTACCTGGCAACGTTCCAGGGCCAGCAAATGCTCGACATGCTGCGCTACACCGCCCGCGGCACCGGATCCGACGTCGCCGAATACCTCACGTGGTTCAAGGAGCACTCCAAGGCCGACGAGCTCATGATCTCGCTGCAAAACGCGACGTTCGACGAGGTCCTCTCCGGGATGAGCATCCTGGCGGATGCGTGGATGGACTAGCCCCGAGCTTGCGTTTTTAGCCGACCACCACGGTACGCAGCCCAGCGGAGGGGTTTTGGAATTCTCCCGGCAAAGCATCGAACGGAATCGGTCCTGCGAGGACGAGTTCCCACGGAAGCATCCTGCCTGCTGCACCCAGGAACTCCACAGCGTTCGCGAGATGCCGAGGCTCGTAGTTGTGTACACCGGTGATCGAGCGCCATCCCCTCACGACCCATTCGGGGTCGATTTTCACCGTGCCCGCCGGAGTGACTGAGCCCGCCAGAACAACAGTTCCGCCAACCTTGCACGCGGCGAGACTGTCCACAACGCCGCCGATCGCTCCCGATAGTTCGAGGACGATGTCGGCGGTGCCCCCCTTCGCGGAGGTGACCAAACGATCTGCCACCCCGTCCGCCGCATCGAGTGACAGCCGGTTCATGTCGCAGCCAATCACCAGGCCCGCACCCCGTCGCTTCGCCTCAACGATGGCGACGAGCCCTAGCATGCCCACACCATTGACGAGCACCGTCTTTCCGGAGAAATCGCCCGCGGCTTCCATTACCGCCATCACAGTCGCGATGGCACACCCAGCAACCGACGCCTGGGCGCTTCCAATTTCGTCGGGCACAGCACTGACGGGGTGGCCGGCCAGAAGGTGGATGTGGGTGGAATAGGTCCCGGACAGGCGCCAGCAGGAGTCGAAAAGCTCATGCCCGATTTTCCGCACGTTCAGGCACTTGGCCGTGAATCCGGCGCGGCATCGTGCACAAGCGCCGCACGGGGCAGTCACCGAGAATACGATCCGTTCCCCTTTGGACACGTCGCTGCGTTTCGACGCCACCACCGTGCCCACCCCCTCGTGGCCGAGGATGGACGGGGTCTCGCCGGGCCGCCGGCCGAGAACTGTGTGCCGGTCCGAGCCGCATACCGTGGCGGCGTTGATGCGCACCAGTAGCTCACCGTCACGTAGTTGCGGAAGGGGAACGCTGGTGAGTGCGAAATCCTGGCCGCCGAGCCACAGTTGCGCAGTCGCGGAATCCATCTAACGCAGAATGTCCACGTTCGGGAAATCAGCCACGGAATTGATGACGATGTCCGCGCCCTCACGCTCGAACTGCTCACGCGTCAAGTGTCCAGTGAGCACGCCGACGGATGTGACTCCGGCGTTGCGGGCTGACTGGATGTCGGCGGAAGTGTCTCCGGTGCTGATGACCTGGCCGAGGTCATCTACGCCGGTCAGCTCCATAACCCGGCGAATCAAATCGGGCTGCGGCCGACCCGACTCCACCTCGTCGCCCGCCGCGACCGCATCGATAATCTCGCCCGTGTCCCAACCGAGACCGGCAAGGATAATGTTGGTGATCTCCCGGGAGAACCCGGTGGTCAGTGCCACCTTGATGCCGGAATCCCGCAGCTGTGCAAGCGCGCCTTCCACCCCAGGCAGCGCCGCGGGCGGATTGCTTTCGTAGGTGCGCCGCAGCTCAGCACGAAACCACTCCCATGCCCGCTCGACAACCTCGGTCTCAGGCTCGACCCCGCCCAGGCTCAGGAGCCGGCCGATGGCGTACTTCTTTTCCGTTCCCATGAATTCCTGGAATTCGTCGTCGGAGTAGATCGCACCTTCACGCTCCGTTGCTTCCCGGAGCACGCGGTACACCTCGTCGCGGTCATTGACGGTTGTGCCCGCCATGTCGAAAATCGCCAGCTTCTTCATTTTCTCTCACCTTTTCTTCTACAGCTCGACTACCGAATTGTCTTCCGCAGCCACATGGACAGGCCTTCCACCACCAGCACAACCGCGACCATCAGGATGAGAATCATCGTGACCACATCGAAGGCATTGATGCGCGCGGCGTTCAGGAGCAGGAATCCCACACCGCCGGCGCCGACGACGCCCAGCAGCGTCGCGGAGCGGATGTTCGTGTCCAACAGGTAAAGGGTGTGAGCGACAAAGGCCGGGGCCGCCTGGCGCACCGTGGCCGAGAAGAACACCTGAATGTCGCTCGCACCCGTGGTGCGCAGTGCCTCCTGTACACCAGTGTCCGTCTCCTCCAGCGAGTCGGCGATCAGTTTGGACAGCAGACCGACCGCGCCGATCGCCAGTGCCAGCGTGCCCGCAACCGCGCCGAGCCCCGAGATAACCACGAAGATGATGGCGAGGATGAGTTCAGGTATTCCGCGGATGACCGCGATCAACGTGCGGAAGAAACCGTGCACAGCACGTTTGCGCATAACGTTGCGGGCCGCGAGGCATCCGATCGGCAGTGCGAGCACCGCACCGATCATCGTGGCAGCGAGGGCGATCTGAACGGTGATGAGCAGCTGCTCGAGCATCTCGTCCATCGCGCCACCCGACGACGGAGGGAAGAACAAGCTCAGCGTTGCGGGGAGGTTGACAATCCTTGTCGTAAGATCCGGCCAGTTGATGTCCACACGCAGCAGCGCCCAGAGAGTCAATGCGGCGAGAACGCCCGCCGAGACGAAACGGCTGACGCGCTCGGAGGTCCATGGCGGGGTCAGGTGCACATCGGCAGCACCCGGTTCGCGGTTGCGGTTGAGCACCTTGTCCGCCCACGTGCCGCCGGTGACAGATCCCCCAGCGCGGTTGAGAATCGCGGCGCGAATCGCGCCTGAGATCATCTCGATGACAATGCACAACGCAAGCACGATAAGTGCGAGAGCCATTCCGCGCTGGTAGTCCAGCACCCGCAGTGACTCGGAAATGGCCAAGCCAATACCGCCGACTCCGACGTAACCCAGCAGAACCGAGGTACGCAGGTTGATGTCGAAACGGTGCAGCGCGGTGGCGATGATTTGGGGCATGAGCAGCTGCGGGATGGCCGCCCAGATTTGCTGCCGGCGGGTGCCGCCGGCGGATTCGATGGATTCACGCGGGCCGTCATCAAGCTCTTCAATCGCGTCCGCGTACAGCTTCGCCACCATGCCCACCGAGTGGATCCCCATTGCGAGGATGCCGGCGGCGGCACCCAGGCCGAACATGCGCAGGAACACGATGGCCAGAACGAGGTCCGGGATGGCGCGGGCGAGAACGGTCAGCGCACGGCCCGTTGCCTGGGCTCCGCGCCCGGATGTGGTCGGAGTCGCGGACGTTAACGCCACGGGAATGGACAGGATGACGGCGAGAAGGGTGGACAGGAACACGATCGCCAGCGTCTCGGCGATCAGTGACAGGGTCTCCCCCAGCGGCGGAAAATCGAGGGGGAACATCCGCCGGGCAAACGCCACCGCGTTGTCGAACGATCTCGCAATCACCGCCGGCTCAATGCCGATCGAGATGACAGACCAGATGCCTCCGACCACCAGGAGTACGCCAACTATCGACGCTGCCACGGTGTTGACGGTCGGCGCGGGGCGCTTCGGCTCCAAAACGCTTGGAGCCGGGCGCTGCACGGGTTGTTTCAAAACCGATGTCATTGTGCCTACCGCGCCTTCAGCTCGCGCTCGATTTCGTCGCCTGCCCCCGCGACCGAGGAGTAGATCTTGTTCACATCCTCCACCGACAGTGACTCTGTGCGCTCATCCAGCACGACACGCCCGCTGCGCAGGCCGATGATGCGGTCCGCGAAATCAATCGCGAGCTGCACCTGGTGCAGCGACGCGACCACTGTGAGCTGGTCTTCTGCCGAGATTTGCTTGAGTAGCGCCATGACCTCCTGGGAGGAGACTGGATCGAGCGAGGCGACGGGTTCGTCGGCAAGCAGTACCCGCGGGTGCTGCATGAGGGCGCGAGCGATGGCGACGCGCTGCTGCTGGCCGCCAGAGAGCGTGTCCGCGCGCTGGTAGGCGCGGTCAGCCAATCCGACCCGGTCGAGCTTCTCCACGGCCTCGGCGCGCACAGTTTTCGGGTACATCATCAGCGACAGCCGCGGACCTTTGAGCGAACCGAGCCTGCCCGTGCACACGTTTTCCAGCACCGACATGGGCCCGATCAGGTTGAAATGCTGGAAGATGACACCGACGTCTTTGCGCAGGCGGCGCATCCCCGCAGTGTTGAGTCGGGCGACGTTCTCGCCGAGCACCATAACGTCTCCACCGGACGGCGTGTGCAGTCCGTTGAGGTGGCGCAACAGTGTGGATTTCCCGGAGCCTGATAGGCCGAGAAGAACTGTGATCGCGCCGGTTTCGATGTCCAGCGTGACGTTGTCCAGGCCGAGGACGCCTCCGCCGAAATCCTTGGTCACGCCCTTCAGGCTAATGGCGTGCTGAGTGACTGCTGCGCTACGTGTCATGGTGATCTCTCTTATGCGCTAAGCGGGCCCTAGC
Coding sequences within it:
- a CDS encoding MalY/PatB family protein, giving the protein MEFPDLETLKARGTRKWTQYDDVLPLWVAESDFPTAPAVKDAIKRAVENETFGYTPAPQAQQLPKLLADFYATRYGWRPDEDKIFPVPDVVRGLLLAIMYFTEGDVIVPVPAYHPFLEIAETAGRSMVEVGSTGGLDLMEVEAAFRNGAGSIILTNPFNPGGWMFDAEELDQICAIARRYKGRVLVDEIHAPLVFDGAHVCAAANNPDVCITVTATSKAWNVAGLKCAQMIFSNDADAKAFGGLTGVAKDGTGTLGIIAAEACYRDGVDFLNEEVELLRRNRDWLVDTLPKKIPGISFQVPAATYLMFLDFSGTALSTEHPAAYLRTHAKVALNEGASFGPGGEHKARLNFATSPEILEEAVERIAKAIAEISR
- the treS gene encoding maltose alpha-D-glucosyltransferase is translated as MESIPQATDFTPPTPVEEPWERPDPEWYKDAVFYEVLVRAFYDPDNTGSGTLKGVEQKLDYLEWLGVDCLWLPPFYDSPLRDGGYDIRDFRKVLPEFGTVEDFISLVDSAHKRGIRIITDFPINHTSDTHRWFQESRTDPGGPYGDYYVWSDDPTRYGESRIIFIDTEESNWSFDPVRKQYYWHRFFSHQPDLNYDNPAVQEEILEIIRFWLDLGMDGIRLDAIPYLFEREGTNSENLPETHNFIKRVRTLFDDEYPGRFLLAEANQLPNEVVAYFGEGEGDECQMAFHFPVMPRIFMGIRQESAQPIIDILRETPAIPESAQWGIFLRNHDELTLEMVTEEERDYMYKNYATDPRMKANVGIRRRLAPLLGGHRDRLELAHALLLSLPGSPFLYYGDEIGMGDNIWLQDRDGVRTPMQWSNDRNGGFSKAEPERLYLPPVRNDQYGFHIVNVESQMNRDNSLLHWVRQLVHIRKQYRAFGRGSYIEVEHSNPHVLAFIREYDGERILCVNNLASRPQPVEMNLSHYNGAQPRELSGGVEFPAIGELPWFVTLAPHGFMWFDISE
- a CDS encoding phosphotransferase encodes the protein MIDLSKERFYGAKSEPIDSVEVASSRPMGDFEWQLLDVSHGGTVERYQVLVSDERDALATEAGASAYLSAVSHLGEVHGEVGGVSARPMGAEQSNTSLIVDDAWVLKAFRRVERGINPDVELLSRIADCPHVAGVRGYVTLDGATLAMQQQLIVGGEDGFDLATGGNLGDAIELGAAIRVVHDALAQAFGTWEASGSDLRAGLESHLDELVAAAPQLRSFEGRIRELYSAIPAGPHAIQRIHGDLHLGQTLKTVSAKEPRFYLIDFEGEPARPLEQRRAPDHPLRDVAGMIRSLGYARAVGRLGDDWERSSVDALVRGYGSALPADDPVLAAYVVDKAAYEVVYEANNRPDWVDIPLAAIEGLV
- the brnQ gene encoding branched-chain amino acid transport system II carrier protein, translating into MGSTAVPAAPTEAKSGSRGSTTAIVVTALALFSMFFGAGNLIFPPMLAVEAGDNFWPAILGFLVTGSLLPVLAVIAIALSGANVRDLAQRAGSLFGVVFPVLAYLSIGAFYALPRTGAVSMETAITPVFGVEGLAASAVFNALFFGIALALSWNPNTIMEKLGKFLTPALLILLVLMIIVALAKWSADPSAPAEDYANTPFSSGLLEGYLTMDSIAALAFSIVVISTLRFRGFPEGAPVVRGTILAGAGAGAMLALIYLGLGSIGRVIPNGEGYDNGAGLLTDAAHLTLGGAGQIVFALVVLLACMTTAVGLITATAEYFSEQFPGSYKVWAVVFTIMSIVIATQGLEFVMAIAAPVIGFLYPPAIALIMVTLIEPAFRARTRFTWAFFLPIWVAVIYSALETFISLGWGAAALTPLVAWAPLQGVGLGWVVPVAAAFVIGLVIDLARPKAPLKVGTVETVEGESVVD
- a CDS encoding LLM class flavin-dependent oxidoreductase, whose protein sequence is MNTPLALLDFCTVYPGESVRDSMARSVKFAQKAESLGYSRVWYAEHHNMTSIASSSPAVLISHIGAQTKTIRLGSGGVMLPNHSPYVIAEQFGMLAELYPDRIDLGLGRAPGTDQQTLGRALRRDPRAAERFPEDVLELQAWLSEDSPIPGVVATPGAGTNVPLIILGSSMFGASLAAKLGLPYSFASHFSPQMLEEATTFYRENYQPSALHPEPHVIAAVNVTAAETMEDAERQTTIVYRNRARGLLGRRAQALTNAEIDSYLATFQGQQMLDMLRYTARGTGSDVAEYLTWFKEHSKADELMISLQNATFDEVLSGMSILADAWMD
- a CDS encoding alcohol dehydrogenase catalytic domain-containing protein produces the protein MDSATAQLWLGGQDFALTSVPLPQLRDGELLVRINAATVCGSDRHTVLGRRPGETPSILGHEGVGTVVASKRSDVSKGERIVFSVTAPCGACARCRAGFTAKCLNVRKIGHELFDSCWRLSGTYSTHIHLLAGHPVSAVPDEIGSAQASVAGCAIATVMAVMEAAGDFSGKTVLVNGVGMLGLVAIVEAKRRGAGLVIGCDMNRLSLDAADGVADRLVTSAKGGTADIVLELSGAIGGVVDSLAACKVGGTVVLAGSVTPAGTVKIDPEWVVRGWRSITGVHNYEPRHLANAVEFLGAAGRMLPWELVLAGPIPFDALPGEFQNPSAGLRTVVVG
- a CDS encoding phosphonatase-like hydrolase yields the protein MKKLAIFDMAGTTVNDRDEVYRVLREATEREGAIYSDDEFQEFMGTEKKYAIGRLLSLGGVEPETEVVERAWEWFRAELRRTYESNPPAALPGVEGALAQLRDSGIKVALTTGFSREITNIILAGLGWDTGEIIDAVAAGDEVESGRPQPDLIRRVMELTGVDDLGQVISTGDTSADIQSARNAGVTSVGVLTGHLTREQFEREGADIVINSVADFPNVDILR
- the phnE gene encoding phosphonate ABC transporter, permease protein PhnE, with amino-acid sequence MTSVLKQPVQRPAPSVLEPKRPAPTVNTVAASIVGVLLVVGGIWSVISIGIEPAVIARSFDNAVAFARRMFPLDFPPLGETLSLIAETLAIVFLSTLLAVILSIPVALTSATPTTSGRGAQATGRALTVLARAIPDLVLAIVFLRMFGLGAAAGILAMGIHSVGMVAKLYADAIEELDDGPRESIESAGGTRRQQIWAAIPQLLMPQIIATALHRFDINLRTSVLLGYVGVGGIGLAISESLRVLDYQRGMALALIVLALCIVIEMISGAIRAAILNRAGGSVTGGTWADKVLNRNREPGAADVHLTPPWTSERVSRFVSAGVLAALTLWALLRVDINWPDLTTRIVNLPATLSLFFPPSSGGAMDEMLEQLLITVQIALAATMIGAVLALPIGCLAARNVMRKRAVHGFFRTLIAVIRGIPELILAIIFVVISGLGAVAGTLALAIGAVGLLSKLIADSLEETDTGVQEALRTTGASDIQVFFSATVRQAAPAFVAHTLYLLDTNIRSATLLGVVGAGGVGFLLLNAARINAFDVVTMILILMVAVVLVVEGLSMWLRKTIR